The bacterium genomic interval GGTTTGTCAGCGCCTATATCAGCCGAGGTGATTTTTTGAGTTGTTTCGTCTATTTGCTTTGCCTCTTTCCTATCATCAGTTATTTCTAATTTCGCTAAGGCTCCACTTATTCCTTTACAAAACGAGAAAGATTTTGAAATACCGCTAAAATTGTCAAAGTGAATTAGGGGGACGGTTCAATATTAAAGCAAATTATAAAAAGACCTCTGCTCTTTTGAGCAGAGGTCTTTAAGGATTACCTAAAGACTGATTAGATGCCGAGCATCTCGTTCAGGTCTTTTTGATAGGCGTTTAGCTTATCGGCTTCGACATCGGCAACGGAAACGGGTTTTCCACCGAGGACGTTGGATTCGTAGAGGGCGAAGCAGATGGCTACATCTTTATATGCTTCCATACCGGTGATTTCAATCGGCATTTTGCCCTGGACGGCCTGGCCAAACTCCCAAAGCTCTGTCGCTTCGCAACTGGTAACGCCGCAAGGGAAGAAGAACTCATATTCGTCCTTGCTGATGCTGTTCTTCCATCGCTCAACCAATTGGTCAATTGTCTCAAGCTCTTTACCACGAAGGGTAAGGCCTGCGCCAAGGTCCATCGAACCTTCAGAACCGTAGATAACGTGCTGGCTGAAACCCTTACCGGGTGCACAGCTAACAG includes:
- a CDS encoding Gfo/Idh/MocA family oxidoreductase, with translation DVGERNFYWNWREHRSEAGGGWVLDGGVHYADLMRYHVGEIKSVACEVRAFDPIRFKKAATREEPIKVDVEDTVISNLVYENGAVGQWTSVSCAPGKGFSQHVIYGSEGSMDLGAGLTLRGKELETIDQLVERWKNSISKDEYEFFFPCGVTSCEATELWEFGQAVQGKMPIEITGMEAYKDVAICFALYESNVLGGKPVSVADVEADKLNAYQKDLNEMLGI